A window of the Microplitis mediator isolate UGA2020A chromosome 5, iyMicMedi2.1, whole genome shotgun sequence genome harbors these coding sequences:
- the LOC130669032 gene encoding kelch repeat and BTB domain-containing protein 3-like has protein sequence MDSKNENSFIVEHRWSSGFPLDNNWSQPECFTFPNYDKIFFSMHVKNTKPTFEVKIVKKGIFNPSRAKITIYYLGSSYSVTMIDWSGNESDTILVKEQPYSIDRGFKCRIELDEIDFDKADLKILSSISGINDLNKYFLSSKWSDVTIKDKNNTEELPAHKVLLASNSCVFERMFETNMKEARENCIRFDEFEADTITEMLRFLYTGRVEPENDYNVLLKLLEFSHMYQITKLTIYMSYKLIQNLTADNVIDILVKTDKFNVPKLHEKALLYLDCIKERISFSKAFEEFNNSKVLRKFFKNKVQMKNDEFDMGDDQ, from the coding sequence ATGGATAGCAAAAATGAAAACAGTTTTATAGTCGAGCATCGGTGGAGCTCGGGGTTTCCATTAGACAATAATTGGAGTCAGCCGGAATGTTTCACGTTTccaaattatgataaaatttttttttccatgcatGTGAAAAACACCAAACCGACCTTTGAagttaaaattgttaagaaaGGTATTTTTAATCCTAGTCGAGCGAAGATCACGATATATTATTTGGGATCATCTTATAGTGTCACAATGATAGACTGGAGTGGAAATGAAAGTGATACAATTTTGGTGAAAGAGCAGCCATATTCTATCGACCGTGGGTTTAAATGTAGAATAGAGCTGGATGAAATTGATTTTGATAAagctgatttaaaaatattgtcgTCTATATCCGGTATCAAtgatctaaataaatattttctttcatcAAAATGGAGTGATGTCAccattaaagataaaaataacacAGAAGAACTACCGGCACACAAAGTCTTACTTGCTTCTAATAGTTGTGTTTTTGAGAGAATGTTTGAGACAAACATGAAGGAAGCCAGAGAAAATTGTATTCGCTTTGATGAGTTTGAAGCCGATACCATTACAGAAATGCTAAGATTTTTGTACACAGGGAGAGTTGAACCCGAGAATGATTACAACGTCCTTCTGAAATTATTAGAATTCTCACATATGTATCAAATAACTAAGTTAACAATTTATATGTCCTATAAATTGATACAGAATTTAACCGCTGACAATGTCATTGATATTTTGGTGAAAACCGATAAATTCAATGTCCCAAAATTACATGAGAAAGCACTTTTGTATTTAGATTGCATCAAAGAACGCATTTCGTTTTCCAAAGCCTTtgaagaatttaataattctaaagttttgaggaaattttttaaaaataaagtacaaATGAAGAATGATGAATTTGATATGGGAGATGACCAGTAA